One segment of Gasterosteus aculeatus chromosome 3, fGasAcu3.hap1.1, whole genome shotgun sequence DNA contains the following:
- the LOC120815184 gene encoding uncharacterized protein LOC120815184, whose translation MSLFVILGLLVCIQAQGTIVTPVFVLKGRDLLLKLHADHPEGVLFVVWKINETVTLVTIDHSGQSKVHDNFTGRVEFEKFSVRLKNVQEVDSGVYSAVAVTGVNKLLTEYKVTVQGPVSPVELIADRVDSSSSESCDLHVTCRTHNSHISSTFRCVDWFCSQEGGERSEVTTSGASLQVHLLNNVIICNHSNQVHWTQGFNTAKHLCSKHAGPVLPSVFLVKMVVFSVGLIIMVSAVITVHLVDFKKHQQRNGCQTRHAAREESSHLKVTF comes from the exons ATGTCTCTCTTCGTGATACTCGGGCTGCTCGTCTGCATTCAGGCTCAAG gaaccattgtgactcctgtgtttgtgctgaagggACGTGATCTGCTCCTCAAGCTTCATGCTGATCATCCTGAGGgggttttatttgttgtctGGAAAATCAATGAAACAGTCACTTTAGTAACAATTGATCATAGTGGACAATCAAAAGTCCATGACAATTTCACTGGAAGGGTTGAGTTTGAAAAATTCTCTGTGAGATTGAAGAATGTACAAGAGGTCGACAGTGGAGTTTATTCTGCTGTAGCAGTAACAGGTGTAAACAAACTACTGACTGAATACAAGGTCACAGTTCAAG gaccaGTGTCTCCAGTTGAACTGATCGCGGACCGAGTGGactccagcagctcagagtcatgtgacctccatgTGACCTGCAGGACTCACAACTCTCACATCAGCAGCACTTTCAGATGTGTCGACTGGTTCTGCAGTCAGGAGGGAGGCGAGCGATCAGAGGTCACGACCTCTGGGGCTTCTCTACAGGTCCACCTGTTGAACAACGTGATCAtctgtaaccatagcaaccaggTTCACTGGACCCAGGGCTTCAATACTGCTAAACACCTTTGCTCCAAACATGCTG GTCCGGTGCTTCCCTCCGTGTTCCTGGTGAAGATGGTGGTGTTCTCTGTGGGTCTGATCATCATGGTGTCTGCCGTCATCACTGTTCACCTCGTGGACTTCAAGAAGCACCAACAAAGAAATGGATGTCAAACACGTCACGCTGCCCGGGAGGAAAGCTCCCACTTAAAGGTCACCTTCTAA
- the LOC120814848 gene encoding ATP-sensitive inward rectifier potassium channel 10 isoform X2 — MEMEYILLKSSSPQKVCHSQTQTDVLKPLLGAGASGGTLRKRRRVLSKDGRSNVRIEHVSGQSALYMRDLWTTFLDMQWRYKFFLFTATFAGTWFLFGVLWYLMALVHGDLLEFDPPSNHTPCVMQMQTLTGAFLFSLETQTTIGYGFRCITEECPAAIVLLIVQLVITMLMEIFITGTFLAKVARPKKRGETVKFSQHAVVSTHEGKPCLMIRVANMRKSLLLGCQVSGKLLQTSLTKEGETVRLDQRNVSFEVDMSSDSPFLILPLTFYHLIDDNSPLRAWAAKGGGWTDPELADFELLVIMSATIEPTSATCQVRTSYLPDEILWGYEFPPVVSLSPSGKYVADFGFFDKVAKTKTAPVFKPCSPQRAYQSNGAGPVPDVSDPEKIRLEQNYRDRGGERGRARDTPLSVRISNV, encoded by the exons atggagatggaATACATCCTCCTGAAGAG CTCCTCCCCTCAGAAGGTGTGCCACTCGCAGACGCAGACCGACGTCTTGAAGCCCTTGCTGGGTGCTGGTGCTTCTGGAGGGaccctgaggaagaggaggcgtgTCCTGTCCAAAGATGGGCGGAGCAACGTGCGCATCGAGCACGTCAGCGGGCAGAGTGCCCTGTACATGCGTGACCTCTGGACAACGTTTCTGGACATGCAGTGGCGCTACAAGTTCTTCCTGTTCACGGCCACGTTTGCGGGGACTTGGTTCCTTTTCGGGGTCCTGTGGTACCTCATGGCCCTGGTGCACGGAGACCTACTTG AGTTTGATCCACCTTCCAACCACACACCGTGTGTGATGCAGATGCAGACCCTGACGGGggccttcctcttctccctggAGACCCAGACGACCATCGGCTACGGTTTCCGTTGCATCACTGAGGAATGTCCTGCTGCCAtcgtcctcctcatcgtccAGCTGGTCATCACCATGCTGATGGAGATCTTCATCACCGGTACCTTCCTCGCCAAG GTCGCCCGGCCAAAGAAGCGCGGTGAGACGGTGAAGTTCAGCCAGCATGCGGTGGTGTCGACCCACGAGGGGAAGCCCTGCCTGATGATCAGGGTGGCCAACATGCGCAAGAGTCTCCTGCTGGGGTGTCAG GTCAGTGGAAAACTGCTGCAGACGTCTCTGACCAAGGAAGGCGAGACAGTTCGTCTGGACCAGAGGAACGTATCGTTCGAGGTGGACATGTCCAGCGACAGCCCTTTCCTCATCCTGCCCCTCACCTTCTACCACCTCATCGATGACAACAGCCCCCTGCGAGCCTGGGCGGCCAAAG gtGGGGGCTGGACGGATCCAGAGTTGGCGGACTTCGAGCTGCTGGTGATCATGAGCGCCACGATTGAGCCGACCTCGGCCACCTGCCAGGTGCGCACCTCCTACCTGCCGGATGAGATCCTCTGGGGCTACGAGTTCCCCCCCGTGGTCTCCCTCTCCCCATCGGGGAAGTACGTGGCGGACTTCGGTTTCTTCGACAAAGTGGCCAAGACCAAGACGGCGCCCGTCTTCAAACCGTGCAGCCCGCAGCGCGCGTACCAGAGCAACGGGGCCGGGCCCGTGCCAGATGTGTCCGATCCAGAGAAGATCCGTCTGGAGCAAAACTAccgggacagagggggggaacGAGGCCGGGCGAGAGACACTCCCCTCAGTGTTCGCATCAGCAACGTGTGA
- the LOC120814848 gene encoding ATP-sensitive inward rectifier potassium channel 10 isoform X1, whose protein sequence is MTSATPPSSRSSSPQKVCHSQTQTDVLKPLLGAGASGGTLRKRRRVLSKDGRSNVRIEHVSGQSALYMRDLWTTFLDMQWRYKFFLFTATFAGTWFLFGVLWYLMALVHGDLLEFDPPSNHTPCVMQMQTLTGAFLFSLETQTTIGYGFRCITEECPAAIVLLIVQLVITMLMEIFITGTFLAKVARPKKRGETVKFSQHAVVSTHEGKPCLMIRVANMRKSLLLGCQVSGKLLQTSLTKEGETVRLDQRNVSFEVDMSSDSPFLILPLTFYHLIDDNSPLRAWAAKGGGWTDPELADFELLVIMSATIEPTSATCQVRTSYLPDEILWGYEFPPVVSLSPSGKYVADFGFFDKVAKTKTAPVFKPCSPQRAYQSNGAGPVPDVSDPEKIRLEQNYRDRGGERGRARDTPLSVRISNV, encoded by the exons ATGACATCCGCCACACCTCCGTCCTCTCGTAGCTCCTCCCCTCAGAAGGTGTGCCACTCGCAGACGCAGACCGACGTCTTGAAGCCCTTGCTGGGTGCTGGTGCTTCTGGAGGGaccctgaggaagaggaggcgtgTCCTGTCCAAAGATGGGCGGAGCAACGTGCGCATCGAGCACGTCAGCGGGCAGAGTGCCCTGTACATGCGTGACCTCTGGACAACGTTTCTGGACATGCAGTGGCGCTACAAGTTCTTCCTGTTCACGGCCACGTTTGCGGGGACTTGGTTCCTTTTCGGGGTCCTGTGGTACCTCATGGCCCTGGTGCACGGAGACCTACTTG AGTTTGATCCACCTTCCAACCACACACCGTGTGTGATGCAGATGCAGACCCTGACGGGggccttcctcttctccctggAGACCCAGACGACCATCGGCTACGGTTTCCGTTGCATCACTGAGGAATGTCCTGCTGCCAtcgtcctcctcatcgtccAGCTGGTCATCACCATGCTGATGGAGATCTTCATCACCGGTACCTTCCTCGCCAAG GTCGCCCGGCCAAAGAAGCGCGGTGAGACGGTGAAGTTCAGCCAGCATGCGGTGGTGTCGACCCACGAGGGGAAGCCCTGCCTGATGATCAGGGTGGCCAACATGCGCAAGAGTCTCCTGCTGGGGTGTCAG GTCAGTGGAAAACTGCTGCAGACGTCTCTGACCAAGGAAGGCGAGACAGTTCGTCTGGACCAGAGGAACGTATCGTTCGAGGTGGACATGTCCAGCGACAGCCCTTTCCTCATCCTGCCCCTCACCTTCTACCACCTCATCGATGACAACAGCCCCCTGCGAGCCTGGGCGGCCAAAG gtGGGGGCTGGACGGATCCAGAGTTGGCGGACTTCGAGCTGCTGGTGATCATGAGCGCCACGATTGAGCCGACCTCGGCCACCTGCCAGGTGCGCACCTCCTACCTGCCGGATGAGATCCTCTGGGGCTACGAGTTCCCCCCCGTGGTCTCCCTCTCCCCATCGGGGAAGTACGTGGCGGACTTCGGTTTCTTCGACAAAGTGGCCAAGACCAAGACGGCGCCCGTCTTCAAACCGTGCAGCCCGCAGCGCGCGTACCAGAGCAACGGGGCCGGGCCCGTGCCAGATGTGTCCGATCCAGAGAAGATCCGTCTGGAGCAAAACTAccgggacagagggggggaacGAGGCCGGGCGAGAGACACTCCCCTCAGTGTTCGCATCAGCAACGTGTGA